The DNA segment CGGACGTCGCCGAATAGATTGTTGGTGAATACCTGCAGCTGGCTCATCAGACCCTCCTGATTGCATCAAGATCAATTTGGCTTTCGCCTGCTTCGACTGAACGCATAGTTTCCCGCGCTCGCTCAAGCATTACTGTTGCCTGGGCTGAAAATGTCCGGTGCTGCTTGATCGATTCTTCTTTGATGTATTCAGCAAGCTCTGGCGGCATCATGATCACTTTCTGAGCGTTTTGCTTTCTGTCAGACATTGTGACCTCCTGTTCCTTTACACTAATGCCGGGAACATTGTATGTCAATAGCAGACATTAAAAAACCTTGAAGTTTTGGCGACAATGTCCGACAATAGTTGACAGAGGTGTTCAAATGTCACAAAGAAGAGCTGTCAGAATTCCCGACGATCTCGATCGATGGATCGAATCGCTACCGCCGAGGTACGGCCGTGACTATACGGCAAAAGTGATAACACTGCTCTATATTGGAAAAGAGCAGCTCGAGAGAGAGCGCATGATATTGCAAAGAGAGGAAGAATCTCAAAGTCATACGAACGGCGGCCACATGATGGTCGCCGAAAAACCACCGAAATACAACGCCGGATAGTCCCGTTACGATCCTCGACTACTCCCCCGGATAACTCCATGACATTCGAGAAAAACTCCAATTGTGAGATTGTAACCTTCCCGGGGGTGAACTACACTTGAGCGGGAGGTTCTGCTATGAGAGCTGTCAGTGCTGTGATTCTGATTCTGTTTCTGGGTAGTTGTGCGACGTATACGCAGGTCGATTTTAATAGGGATGTCATTCGCCACAGGCATCCGCAAGACGCCCCCTTGTGGATGGGGCTTATTCCCGGCCTGCCTCAGGCTTTCCACAGAGACCCCATAGGTCTTCTTTATGCTGCTGGTTTCATTGCACCACTGGCATTTCAATTAGTTTATATGGAAATGAATGTCGATCAATCACTATCCGGTGATGCGTATGATGCTGAATATGATCGTGTTTTCAATGAGTTCTATTCTACCTACTGGCCATACATGCTTGGAAATTATGCGGTCTGGGCCTCTGCTAGTATGCTCACAGCAGAATATGTAAACCGGTCTCAATTTTCTAGATATAAATTGTTTGCAGTAGATAGCTATGAAATAGACCTGTCGAGGTATTCCGGTAGCCGTAGTGCAGTTGGGAAAATGATTTCTGGTGAAATTTCTCAAATCCGGGCCGATCGCTTAAATGACGAGCGAGAACAGATGGAACAGCTGGAGCGTGAAAAAGCTGCACGCTTAGAACAGGAAAGGAGACTCCAGGAAACACAGAGGATACAAAATAATCGCGCCCATATTGCTGAGATTGAGGAAATCATATCAGCGTTACCAGATTTCAGTTTTGAATTTGATGAGTCAGCTGACATCAATGATGAAAAGACTAGGTTGAAAAATGCACTGTCTCATAAATATAGAACCCACTATCAAAAATACGAGGTGCGCTTGCAGAATGCGGGGGTATTTAGATCAGGGTTGTATGGCATTTCTGACCTCCAGGAAATGGTGGGCATGATACTCAACAACAAAGAGGTTGTGACAAGAGAAACCGGGAGGCTGCTGAGTGAATATCCAGAAGATGAGTTTTTGTGGATCATCATTAACGAAGTCCGACCAGGTATGTCTCGTGATGCAGTCATCGAAAGCTGGGGTTTCCCAGAAACTATAAACGAAACACGGTCATTTGATACCTTAAGAGAACAGTTCGTATATGGCAATCGAAGATATGTCTATTTAGAAAACGGGATAGTTACCTCAGTGCAACAGCCGCGGTGACACCCAGTTTTTACAAGCAGCATGTGTACGAACGCCGCGATTCATATGTGTACGTTGAGAATGGTAGGGTTACTACTATTCAGAATTAGGAGGTTACTGCCATGGTCAAGCTGAGTTTTTATGAGACATCGATCTCCCGCAGAACAGATTTGGAGGTGTGTTATCGGCCGCCGTCTATCACGGATAAATGGGCAGCCGGGTTTGCCGACATCAGCCTGGTCTACAGCACAACCCCTACAGATGAACAATTGCAAAAAGACCTCACAACAGAGGGGATCCAATGGTGCAAGCGATATGATTATCCAGCAATGATAACTGCCTGGGATGATGATGAAGAAGTACTGCTTCCGGCCGGCATCGATGCGTATAACCGTTATTTCGCTTGGACTAGCGATTCCGGAATAAAAACCGAATGGCTGGCAATCAATGCTGCAGATCATATATTACCCGGGCTCGATGCAAAGCAGCTTGTCGGAGTATTCCATGACATACCACACCAGACCGGTGATGAGATCAGAGCTAAAGCAAATGAAAAGCTGCGACAGAAAAGGCGACAAATCCGGATGCTCCGGTTCATGCTGCTGGTGCGGTATTTCTTTCTTCCCCTGGTGTTCGTGATATTGTTTGAAATAAATACGATACTGGGATATGTGGGGTTTGCAATTGCTTTGGCTGGTGTGCTGTATCAAGGCTGGCGATTGAGCGGCCGAGCCCGACCGACACCGAAACAGGCGGCCGCACGGGAAAAGCAGCGGTTAATGGAGCACTACTATTATCACTGTTCGAGAAATCCAGAAGCGTTTGCAAAGCTGCGGGCAGATAACTTCAGAAACCACAGAAATTAAAAAAAACGCCCATGTATCATGGGCGGCCGAATCAAAAAAGAGGTATTCACGCGGTAACCCCGCGCTGTTGAGATACAGTGTACACCATGTGAGCAGTTATGTCACCTGAATCCGCACAGGGTAACAGATATTGGCGCTACTTATAGCGTGCTACACCCATGTTTTCACACCATGTCACACTATATATGGTTTTGGCGTGGGTTCGACTCCCGCCACCTCCATGTTTTTCTTGTTATCCTGCCATTCATCCATCATCAGTCGTCAATGGTTTCCGGGTATGATTCATCCGTGAGTCTGGTCAGTTCGGTTATCCGGTCATGCAGGTCCTCGGCTTGCTTTCTGTCCAGATGCAGCTTCTGCTCATCGGCTGCAATGGTAATTCGCAGCTGATCGTATTCCAGCCTGAGCTCCTCAAGCTGTGCCTGGATCGAAGAATGGGTCATACGGCCTCCTCTGTTTTCTGTTGCTATCACGCACCTGTATAATGTGCCGCTACTGCGGCCTACAGGCAAGAGCTGTCTGCTCCATGGTCTTTATTCATCACCGGTTTCTTCCGTATATTCTGTGAGTTCGGATCTGGAAAACAACAGTTCCGGCAGGGTTCTGTTATCACCCGAGGGAACAACGTATCCCATAGCAAGGAACTCACCCACATTGCGGGCAGATGACAACGGCGTGCCCTGGCGATCATGCTTCAGCATGGTTATATACTCATGAACTACCTCGTAGGCTTCGGGAAGGGAATCTTCAAAAACCGATATCAGGCTGTCGGTATAGCCCTGAATGGTTATTCCCGGAAACAGGCTGCTGGTATGCTGGAACTGTACATACGATGGGATTTCGGCCGAGTCGAGCAATGAACGCAATACCGCCATATCAGCTGGACTATGTGTCCTCACCAGGGGAACCGAGACCCTTCCATGAGAAGAAGAGAGAAATTCCCTGTTCATATCCCGTTCACCGTTATCAGATGGTTTGTTCACATCTGCCCCCTCAGCTGGGGATGCAAAAAAACGATCCTGTTGGCGACGATTCCAGAGTGCGAGACCAAGAACAGACATAACCAGCACAAGCAAGGTGAGTAAATTCAATATCTTCCTCCGGTTTCAAGCATAGCGCATAATCTCCAGTTTGACTTGCGAACCGGAATCATGCTACCAATGCGCGATGCACCAGGAAATAGAAAAGCGACGCACCTTTGCGATTATCAGCCACCCCGATGCGGGTAAGACCACCCTTACCGAGAAGCTGCTGCTGTTCGGCGGACGTATCCGCGAGGCCGGTGCGGTCAAGTCCAACAAGATTGATCGCGCGGCTACCAGCGACTTTCTCGAGATCGAAAAACAGCGCGGTATCTCGGTGGCCACCAGTGTCATGACCTTTGAGTACGGCGGCAAGCTGATCAATATTCTGGACACCCCGGGACATAAGGATTTTGCCGAGGATACCTATCGCACCCTCTCGGCCGTTGATAGTGTTATCCTGGTAATCGACAGTGCCAAGGGGGTTGAGGAGCAGACCAAGCGCCTGATGGAGGTCTGCCGGATGCGCGACACCCCGGTGATCGTGTTTGTAAACAAGCTGGACCGCGACGGCCGCCCAACTTTCGAGCTGATGGACGAGCTGGAGGAAATGCTGGATATACGGGTGCGCCCGCTCACCTGGCCAATCAATATGGGGCAGCGCTTCAAGGGGGTGTACAACCTCTATGAACAGAACCTGTATCTCTTCAATCCCGGCAAGACCGTGGTCGAGGATGAGCGCCGCCTGATTGCCGATCTTGCCAGCGATGATCTGGAACAGGAGATCGGCGAAACCGATGCCGGGCAGTTGCGCGACGATGTCGATCTGATCGAGGGGGTGTACGAGGAGTTCTCGGTCGATGAGTATCGTGCCGGACGCACCGCCCCGGTGTTCTTCGGCAGCGCCCTGAACAACTTCGGGGTGCGCGAGCTGCTGGAAACCTTCGTGCAGATTTCCCCGCCGCCGGCTCCGCGTCCCAGCACCCTGAGGGAGGTTCAGCCGGACGAGGCTACCTTCAGCGGGTTTGTTTTCAAGATCCACGCCAACCTCGACCCGCGCCACCGCGACCGGATCGCTTTCCTGCGGGTGTGCTCCGGGCGCTTCGAGCGTTCCAAGGCATTCCTGCATGTCCGCAGCAACAAACAGATGCGCTTTTCCACCCCGTACAGTTTCATGGCCCAGAAGAAAGAAATTATCGACGAGGCCTTTCCCGGTGATGTAGTCGGGCTGTACGATCGCGGCGACCTGAAGATCGGCGACACCCTGACCGAGGGCGAGCAGCTTACCTTTACCGGGATTCCGGTGTTCTCCCCGGCCATATTCAAGGAGCTGATCAACACCGACCCGATGCGCGACAAACAGCTGCGCAAGGGAATCAAGCAGCTGACAGAGGAAGGGGTCGCCCAGCTGTTTACCCAGCGGATCGGCAATCGTCTGATTGTCGGTACGGTTGGCGACCTGCAGTTTGAGGTTATCCAGCACCGGCTGAATGCGGAGTATGGTGCCAGCTGTCGGCTGAAACCCCTGAGCTATTACAAGGCCTGCTGGATTACTGCCGATGCCAAAAAAGACCTCGACGACTTTATGCAGTACCGCGAACCCCAGATTGCCTGGGACAAGGATGACCAGCCGGTGTACCTGGCCGAATCCCAATGGATGCTGCAGTCGATTATCGACGACAACCCTAAAATCAGTTTTCGCTTCAGCTCCGAGGTCGCGGCAGCTGCCACAGCCGCTCCCGGGGCCTGAGCGGCTGTGACCAGGCACCTGGGTAGCCGTGACATGGCGACGCAACTACAGCACCGCGCAAGCGCCTGAGCGGCCGCGCCGGGGCGCTGCCTGAACAGCATCGCCGTGGTGCACCGGCGCAAAGGTCCCCGTAACGCGGCGCCGCCTGAACAGCCGCGCCCCGGCGCTTAATGGCCACGGCGTGGTGCCCCTGCGCCTGGGTGACCAAGCCGCGCCCCGCCGCCACCCACTACAGTAGCAGCGCCCCGATCACCCCGAACACCATCATCGGGATATTGTAATGCAGGAAGGTCGGCACGCAGGTATCCCAGATGTGATCGTGCTGACCATCAACATCCAGGCCGGCGGTCGGCCCCAGTGTACTGTCGGAGGCAGGTGATCCGGCGTCGCCCAGCGCACCGGCAGTACCGATCAGCAGGATGGTCGCCGGGATACTGAAACCCAGACTGACTGCCAACGGGACATAGATTGCGGCAATAATCGGGATGGTGCCAAATGAGGTACCAATCCCCATGGTCAGCAGCAGCCCGATGATGATCATTACCACCGCGCCCAGCAGCTGACTGCCACCCAGAAGCGCCCCGGCACTGGCGACAAGCGGCTCCACCGCCCCGGTCTCACGGATCACCGCGCCATAGCCCGAGGCTACCAGCATAACGAATGCGATAAACCCCATCATGCCTATCCCGCTATGCAGCAGCTTGTCGATATCGCTCCAGGTGATCGCCCCGCCAACCAGCATAATCGCCAGACCAAGTAGCGCCCCGATATGCAGTGAACCGATCGGGCTGACCTGCACCGCCAGGGCGCTGAGCGCACCTGCCAGAGCGACCCAGTGCTTGCGCGTCATGCGCTGCAGCTCACCGGCCTCCCCTTGCTGCGCTCCGCCGTATTCGCTGCTGTGCACTCCACCAGCATGCGCCTCTGCCGGCATACCGGCTGAAACAAGGCGATAGGTTCGCGGCCGCCGATAGGTCACCAGCACCGCTACCAGCAGCCCCAGCAACATCGCCAAACCCGGAATCCACATCACCTGCCAGACCCCGGACTGCGCTACCATCATTCCGTTCTCGTTCATCTGATCACTGATAATCCCGTGGAAAATCCAGCCGTAACCGAACGGCAGCGCTACATACGGCGCCTTCAAACCAAAGGTCAAGGCGGCTGCCACCCCGCGACGATCGATCTGCAGGGAATTCATCACCCCGATAATCGGGGGGATCAGAATCGGGATAAACGCGATGTGAACCGGAATCAGGTTCTGAGACAGCGAAGCGACACCGGCAATCAGCAACAGCAACATTACCGACTTGTTGCGAATTACCCGTACGATGTGCCGCACCAGAATCCCGGCAAGACCACTTGCATGCAGGGCTGCTGCCAGCGCCCCCAGCAGTATATAGCTGAGTGCGGTACTGGAATTACCGCCCATACCATTGATCAGTACGTTCATGGTCTCGCCCAGCGGCATACCGGCAAACAGCCCGGCCGCCAGGGCCGCCAGAATCAGCGCAATCAGGACATTCAACTTGAGCAGACACAGTGCCGTCATCAGCACTACAGACAGAAAGACTGGATTGGTTAGCATGCCTAATAATAGCATGACCGTCCGTTGGGCACCACAAAAACTTAGCAGCATCCGGCACCCACAATAGCCAACTCCGCGTTTTTTTTGTACCTTGCGCAGGGAGGCTGTTTCACCATGACACTGCACATCATCCTGAGTTTTCTGCCGATCGCACTGCTGATCTACCTCATGACCAAGCGAAACAGCACCCCCAGCCACATCGCCCTGCCTCTGACCGCACTGGCAACCTACCTACTGGGGCTTACCGTGTTCCAGCACGACCCCAATCTGCTGCATGCCGCTGTCCTGGACGGGCTGCTCACCGCCTGGACCCCGATCCTGGTAATCTGGGGCGCCATATTTCTGTTCCGCACCATGGAAGCCACCGGCTCGATGCACACCATACGCAGCTGGCTGAACACCGTAACCCCCAACAAGATTGCCCAGCTCATGATCGTCGGCTGGGCCTTTATCTTTCTTATCGAGGGGGCCAGCGGATTCGGCACCCCCGCCGCCCTGGCTGCCCCCATCCTGGTCGGCCTCGGCTTCCCGCCGCTGCGGGTTGCCATCATGGCACTCATCATGAACGCGGCCTCGGTCAGCTTCGGGGCCGTCGGCACCCCCACCTGGTTCGGCTTTGCCGCCATCGAGCTTACCCAGGCCGAAATCCTGGAGATCGGGGTAAAATCGGCTGTTATCCACGGGGCCGCCAGCCTGATTATCCCTTTGATCGCCCTGAGCTTTCTGGTGAAATGGCGCCACATCCGCCGGAATCTGGGCTTTATCTATCTGAGCATTGCCGCCACCATTATCCCCTACATCGGCATCAGCATGGTAAACTACGAGTTCCCCGCCCTGATCGGCGGTGCCATTGGGCTGCTGCTGTCGGTAGTCTTCGCCAAACTCGGCTGGGGACTGGACAAGAACGAAGGCCACCTGCTGGACACCCTGCACGAGCATCACACCCCGAATATCCAGGAGATATCCCGCACCCGCCTGGCAGAGTCCGAATCGCTGATCAAGGCCACTTTTCCGCTCTGGGGCACCATACTGGTACTGCTGCTCACCCGCATCCCGCAGCTTGGCCTGCACCCGCTCTTGAATCTGAGCCAGCCCGCCGCCGCCCTAAGCCTGGGCAGCCTGGGAACCTTCACCATCACCCCCTCGCTCACTATTAGCCTACAGGACATCTTCGGCACCCCCACCAGCTGGAGCCACCGCCTGCTGTACGTCCCCAGCCTGATCCCCTTTGCCCTGATCTCGTTGCTCACCTTTATCTGGTACCGAAGCAGTCGCCGCAGCATAAGCAGCGTCTTTCGCGCCAGCACAGACCAGATGCGCAACCCCGCCAAAGCCCTGCTTGGCGCCCTGGTGTTTGTCAACCTGATGATGCACGGCGGCGACACCGCCCCGGTTGTGATCATCGGTGAAACCCTGGCCCGCATAACCGGCGTTGCCTGGCAGTATTTCTCTGCCCTGCTTGGCGCCCTTGGCAGCTTTTTCAGCGGATCCAACACCATCAGCAACCTCACCTTCGGCCCCATCCAGGACTCCATCGCCGCCGACACCGGCCTGAACCGCACCACCATCATGGCCCTGCAGTCGGTCGGCGGCGCCATGGGCGCCATGATCAGCATCAACAACATCGTCGCCGTATGCTCCGTCCTCGCCCTGCAGAACAGCGAAGGATACATCCTGAAGCGCACCGCCCGCGCCCTGGTCGTCTACGCCATCATCGCGGCCGCTATGTCGCTGCTGATGACCTGATCCTGTCTTGAGTGATCCCAAAACGACACCCGCATTTTTTGCTTTTCCGTAGCTAAAATGATTCCCCAGGCAAATTTTCTGTGTAGTAACAGGTACCAGCCCATTACAGGAGGTACCAATGCACACACCCCCATTCTGTCCCAATCCGGACTGCCGCCACCACCATCATCATACCCGAACCCGGGCTGAAAAAGCACGGGTCGGTGCCTGGTTCTGGCGCAAAGGCCTACGGCATACTGCCTGTGCTGGCAGCCACCAGCGCTACCAGTGCATCGCCTGCAAGCGGTTCTTTACCGAACGGACCTTCTCGATCGACTATCGGGTGCACCGTACCGTGTCCTACCGCGACCTGATCCGCGACATCTCCAGCCGGGTCAGTCTGGCCGCCACCCACCGCAACCGTGGGATCTCCCCGGCGATCCGGCGCAACCGGGTCGGGCGTCTGGCGCGCAACTGTATCGCCCTGCATGCCGAGTGTCTGCCCTATCTCACCACCCCGGAGGATCTGATTGCCGACGGGTTTGTGTCGTTCGAGGTGAGTCAGTATTATCCCTGTAATCTTCACATTCTGATCGGCAAGGACAGCGAGTATCTTTTTGCTATGGATCACGTTACCATCCGCCGCACCGGCCGGATGAGCCTGCGCCAGAAGCTCCGCCAGGCCGAGTTGGAGGCGGTCTACCGCCCGGCTCCGGATGGAATCATCACCTCGTTTACCCGGATCTTACACAGTATGGCCGGGCTGGTGCTGCAGTGGGAGCCGGAAGACCCCGTACAGCTGATCACCGACAACAAGAAAGAGTACCCCGACGCGATCAGCCGCTGCGAAGTAGCTCATCGGCTTCTCAGTGAACAGAGCCTTGGCTGGCGGCATATCAGCTCGAATCATCATCGCGGGCCTGGCGGGCCGATGTTTGCGATGGACAATTTTGACCGCGAGCTGCGCAAGGACATCGCGGCCTATGTGCGCGAGACGGTGACCTTCCGGCGCAATGTGCAGAACGCGATGGAGTCGGTGCAGGTGTATCGTATGTACCATAATTTTCTCAAGCCGTATCGGGTGCGAGGGGAAGCAAGCGCAAAACGCTGGCAGCGGGCCGGGCTGCCAGCCAAGCTGGTGAAGCGCCGGCTGATAACCCTGTGTGTCCGGCGGGCATTTCTGAGCCATTATCCGGACATCCCGGAGGAGGATCTGCGGGTCTGGAAACGACATTTGTATACACCGGGACAATTGAAGCAGCAATTACCGTGGCAGTATATAGTTGCGTAGGGTTCAGGGTGTCGTTTTGCGACTACTCATGATTGTTATCCTCACGATATAGACTTATCTTTGGACAGACATGGTGATGTAACGTAAAATCGGTTATTACCATGATTACTGAGGTACAGCCCTTCAGATTATTATGGAACTGTCTAGATACGCGGAGAAATGCTATACCAAGTTCGCACGCACACCGGCGAATATAAACACACCAAACCCGGAGCTTTTTCATGCATCTACTGGCACATGCCCTGCTGGCCTACAGTACCCTTCCTCCCGACGGCGATACCGATGCATTTCTGACCGGTTCGTTGATGGCTGATTTCTTTACTGGCGAGGACCTGGACGGGTACCCGGCGGCGATGCAGCTGGCCATTCGGCAGCACCAGGATCTGGACACATGGACCGACTGCAATCCGGAGTTTGTTGCACTGCGCCGCCAGATAATGCGCTTCGGGGCGCCGCGGTTTACTGCCGGGATTCTGGCGGATATTTTCTGGGGCTGCAGCCTGGCCAGAGAGTGGCAGGAGTTGGCCCGTCCGTTATGCGGCCTGGATTTACCTGAATTCAGCCTGCGGGTCACAAAGGCTCTGGACAGTACCGCTGCACACCACTCTCCGGCCTTTGCCCACGCGGTTCCCTGGATTACCGGTCACCGCTGGCTGCAGCGCATGGAGAGCCGCGACGGGGTGCTGCAGAGCCTGCAGGGGCTGTCGTACCGGCTGACCGGTGCCGATGAGCTACCCAGAGCAATAGCGTTTCTGGACACACAGTACGCAAAGATTCAGACAAGTCTCAAGCGGTCCTGGCCAGCGGCGGTCGCACGGGCCAGGGGGTTTGCCAGGGCCAATCTTTAGGGCTGCCGCTGCACGGCGCGAGGGATTGCAGGAGTGCGCAGCAGCCGGCGCGGGAGGCGAATGCCGGATGCACCGGCCGGAGGCGGGCCGCGGAACCGCGCTGGCGGTGGAGCGGCAGGGACCCGCCGGAGCTCCGCAAAGCCCGACCCCGCAGATGCGGGGCGCGCAGGAAATGCAGAGCACGCGGGGGATTACGGTACTATTCCCACTCGATGGTTGCAGGGGGTTTGCTGGAGACGTCGTAGACGACCCGTCCGACCTGGCGGACCTGGTTGGTGATGCGGGCGGATATTTCCAGAAGATGGTCCCAGGGCATGGGGTAGACGTCGGCGGTCATGCCGTCGCGGCTGATGATGGCGCGCAGGGCGAGGACGTAGCCGTATTCGCGGGCGTCGCCGGCGACCCCGACCGAGCGGACCGGGAGCAGCACGGCAAAGGCCTGCCAGATTTCGTCGTAGAGGCCGCGGGCCTTGAGTTCGCGGATGTAGATGTCGTCGGCCTGCTGCAGGATAGCGATTTTTTCGCG comes from the Spirochaeta africana DSM 8902 genome and includes:
- a CDS encoding L-lactate permease, yielding MTLHIILSFLPIALLIYLMTKRNSTPSHIALPLTALATYLLGLTVFQHDPNLLHAAVLDGLLTAWTPILVIWGAIFLFRTMEATGSMHTIRSWLNTVTPNKIAQLMIVGWAFIFLIEGASGFGTPAALAAPILVGLGFPPLRVAIMALIMNAASVSFGAVGTPTWFGFAAIELTQAEILEIGVKSAVIHGAASLIIPLIALSFLVKWRHIRRNLGFIYLSIAATIIPYIGISMVNYEFPALIGGAIGLLLSVVFAKLGWGLDKNEGHLLDTLHEHHTPNIQEISRTRLAESESLIKATFPLWGTILVLLLTRIPQLGLHPLLNLSQPAAALSLGSLGTFTITPSLTISLQDIFGTPTSWSHRLLYVPSLIPFALISLLTFIWYRSSRRSISSVFRASTDQMRNPAKALLGALVFVNLMMHGGDTAPVVIIGETLARITGVAWQYFSALLGALGSFFSGSNTISNLTFGPIQDSIAADTGLNRTTIMALQSVGGAMGAMISINNIVAVCSVLALQNSEGYILKRTARALVVYAIIAAAMSLLMT
- a CDS encoding ACP phosphodiesterase is translated as MHLLAHALLAYSTLPPDGDTDAFLTGSLMADFFTGEDLDGYPAAMQLAIRQHQDLDTWTDCNPEFVALRRQIMRFGAPRFTAGILADIFWGCSLAREWQELARPLCGLDLPEFSLRVTKALDSTAAHHSPAFAHAVPWITGHRWLQRMESRDGVLQSLQGLSYRLTGADELPRAIAFLDTQYAKIQTSLKRSWPAAVARARGFARANL
- a CDS encoding peptide chain release factor 3 — its product is MHQEIEKRRTFAIISHPDAGKTTLTEKLLLFGGRIREAGAVKSNKIDRAATSDFLEIEKQRGISVATSVMTFEYGGKLINILDTPGHKDFAEDTYRTLSAVDSVILVIDSAKGVEEQTKRLMEVCRMRDTPVIVFVNKLDRDGRPTFELMDELEEMLDIRVRPLTWPINMGQRFKGVYNLYEQNLYLFNPGKTVVEDERRLIADLASDDLEQEIGETDAGQLRDDVDLIEGVYEEFSVDEYRAGRTAPVFFGSALNNFGVRELLETFVQISPPPAPRPSTLREVQPDEATFSGFVFKIHANLDPRHRDRIAFLRVCSGRFERSKAFLHVRSNKQMRFSTPYSFMAQKKEIIDEAFPGDVVGLYDRGDLKIGDTLTEGEQLTFTGIPVFSPAIFKELINTDPMRDKQLRKGIKQLTEEGVAQLFTQRIGNRLIVGTVGDLQFEVIQHRLNAEYGASCRLKPLSYYKACWITADAKKDLDDFMQYREPQIAWDKDDQPVYLAESQWMLQSIIDDNPKISFRFSSEVAAAATAAPGA
- a CDS encoding Na+/H+ antiporter NhaC family protein, with product MLTNPVFLSVVLMTALCLLKLNVLIALILAALAAGLFAGMPLGETMNVLINGMGGNSSTALSYILLGALAAALHASGLAGILVRHIVRVIRNKSVMLLLLIAGVASLSQNLIPVHIAFIPILIPPIIGVMNSLQIDRRGVAAALTFGLKAPYVALPFGYGWIFHGIISDQMNENGMMVAQSGVWQVMWIPGLAMLLGLLVAVLVTYRRPRTYRLVSAGMPAEAHAGGVHSSEYGGAQQGEAGELQRMTRKHWVALAGALSALAVQVSPIGSLHIGALLGLAIMLVGGAITWSDIDKLLHSGIGMMGFIAFVMLVASGYGAVIRETGAVEPLVASAGALLGGSQLLGAVVMIIIGLLLTMGIGTSFGTIPIIAAIYVPLAVSLGFSIPATILLIGTAGALGDAGSPASDSTLGPTAGLDVDGQHDHIWDTCVPTFLHYNIPMMVFGVIGALLL
- a CDS encoding DUF2007 domain-containing protein, producing MNKPSDNGERDMNREFLSSSHGRVSVPLVRTHSPADMAVLRSLLDSAEIPSYVQFQHTSSLFPGITIQGYTDSLISVFEDSLPEAYEVVHEYITMLKHDRQGTPLSSARNVGEFLAMGYVVPSGDNRTLPELLFSRSELTEYTEETGDE